A portion of the Juglans microcarpa x Juglans regia isolate MS1-56 chromosome 1D, Jm3101_v1.0, whole genome shotgun sequence genome contains these proteins:
- the LOC121236977 gene encoding serine carboxypeptidase-like 33, translating to MANPLVSNKCLFLISLFSMSLFLDHYIITCIIASEDQYPQSQESDRVIKLPGQPPSPPISQFSGHINVDPGTRRALFYWFFEAQSESSKMPLLLWLNGGPGCSSVGYGAAVELGPLRVDKNGVGLHFNKYAWNKEANLLFVESPVGVGFSYTNTSSDLTKVLDDGFVAEDTYNFLVNWLQRFPQFQTHDFFIAGESYAGHYVPQLAELVHDRNRDRTKYPMINLKGFIVGNPETDDYYDSKGLLEYAWSHAVISDQLYDKAKTVCDFKSFNWSNECNSAIDQVFEKYAEIDIYNIYAPSCLINSKSSLSHSSWPPDSVNNHGLRRSRAFGGYDPCFSTYIEEYFNRADVQASIHANKGRNSSTKWMVCSNYIHGTYNFTVFSLLSTYTKLIKGGLKIWIYSGDTDGRVPVIGSRYWIESLSLPLKSPWHSWYHNRQVGGRIVEYEGITFVTVRGAGHLVPLNKPSEALSLIHSFLTAQPLPIHT from the exons ATGGCCAATCCACTGGTTTCAAATAAATGTCTCTTTCTgatctctctcttctccatgTCCCTCTTTCTTGatcattatataataacttGCATTATAGCATCAGAAGATCAGTATCCACAATCCCAAGAATCTGACAGAGTAATAAAACTACCAGGCCAGCCTCCTAGCCCACCAATCTCCCAGTTCTCAGGTCACATCAATGTTGATCCAGGAACTAGGAGGGCCCTCTTCTACTGGTTCTTTGAAGCTCAGTCTGAGTCGTCCAAGATGCCTCTACTTCTCTGGCTTAATGGAG GACCTGGATGTTCCTCAGTTGGGTATGGTGCAGCTGTGGAGTTGGGACCTCTTAGAGTTGACAAAAATGGAGTTGGCCTTCACTTCAATAAATATGCTTGGAATAAAG AAGCCAACCTATTATTTGTGGAGTCACCGGTTGGAGTAGGGTTCTCTTACACCAACACATCTTCTGATCTCACCAAAGTACTGGATGATGGCTTTGTGG CTGAGGATACCTACAACTTCTTGGTGAATTGGCTGCAAAGATTTCCACAGTTCCAAACCCATGATTTCTTCATCGCAGGAGAGAGTTACGCAG GCCACTACGTTCCGCAACTCGCGGAGCTTGTGCATGACCGGAACAGGGATAGAACTAAATACCCAATGATAAATCTTAAAGGTTTTATA GTGGGAAATCCAGAAACTGATGATTACTATGATTCAAAGGGTTTACTAGAATATGCTTGGAGCCATGCTGTCATATCAGACCAGCTCTATGACAAGGCTAAAACAGTGTGTGATTTTAAGAGCTTCAACTGGTCTAATGAATGTAACAGTGCCATAGACCAAgtctttgaaaaatatgcagAGATTGACATCTATAACATTTACGCCCCTTCGTGTCTCATCAACAGCAAATCTTCATTGTCTCATAGCAGCTGGCCGCCGGACAGC GTGAATAATCATGGGTTGAGGAGGTCGAGAGCTTTTGGAGGCTATGACCCATGTTTTTCCACGTATATAGAAGAGTATTTCAACAGGGCAGATGTTCAAGCATCCATTCACGCAAACAAAGGAAGAAATTCTAGTACAAAATGGATGGTCTGCAG taATTATATCCATGGGACATACAATTTCACCGTCTTTTCTCTCCTATCCACCTACACCAAACTCATAAAGGGTGGCCTCAAGATATGGATTTACAG TGGGGACACAGACGGCAGAGTGCCAGTCATTGGGTCACGATACTGGATTGAGTCTCTTTCACTTCCCCTCAAATCTCCTTGGCATTCTTGGTATCACAACCGTCAG GTTGGAGGGAGGATAGTGGAGTATGAAGGCATAACATTTGTGACAGTGAGAGGGGCAGGTCATTTGGTACCTCTCAACAAGCCTAGTGAAGCTCTTTCCCTCATTCACTCTTTCTTGACTGCTCAACCTCTCCCTATCCATACATga
- the LOC121238197 gene encoding F-box protein At5g49610 has protein sequence MNSRGDGFFPDEVILQILARLPVKSLFMCKTVCKLWYRLSADKYFVQLYNDLSVKNLMVLVEVSEASDSKSRLICVDNLSGVSEFSLDFLKDRVKIRASCNGLLCCSSIPDKGVYYVCNPMTREFRLLPRSRERPVTRFYPDGEATLVGLACCSSSQKFNVVLAGYHRSFGHRSDGTFICLVFDSELNRWRKFVSFQDDHFTHMKRNQVVFVNGSLHWLTGSSCILVLDLHYDIWRKMSLPGEVSYGSGNRIYLLESDGCLSVIQISDAWLNIWVLKDYEREEWHLADRVSLRCVRGLVPGIFPISQTGEYVFLATHKQVLVYQRKKRVWKVMYSVNNSSALPLWFSAHAFRSTIFSCY, from the coding sequence ATGAATTCTCGAGGAGATGGGTTTTTCCCGGACGAAGTTATTCTTCAAATTCTTGCAAGACTGCCTGTGAAGTCCTTGTTTATGTGTAAAACCGTGTGTAAACTTTGGTACAGATTGTCTGCGGACAAGTATTTTGTCCAGCTCTATAATGATTTGTCTGTTAAGAACTTGATGGTATTGGTTGAGGTTTCAGAGGCATCAGACTCGAAATCTCGTTTGATTTGTGTTGATAATCTCAGTGGTGTTTCTGAATTTTCGTTGGATTTCTTGAAAGATAGAGTCAAGATTAGAGCCTCTTGTAATGGCTTGTTGTGTTGCTCTAGTATTCCTGATAAGGGTGTATACTATGTCTGCAATCCGATGACTAGGGAGTTTAGGTTGCTTCCTAGGAGTAGAGAGAGGCCAGTGACAAGGTTTTACCCTGATGGTGAGGCAACTCTGGTTGGTTTGGCATGTTGTTCCTCGAGTCAGAAGTTTAATGTTGTGTTAGCAGGTTATCACCGCTCTTTTGGTCATAGGTCGGATGGAACTTTTAtatgtttggtttttgattCAGAGTTGAACAGATGGAGGAAGTTTGTGTCTTTTCAAGATGACCATTTTACACATATGAAACGGAATCAAGTCGTGTTTGTTAACGGCTCTTTGCATTGGTTGACGGGTAGTTCGTGTATTCTTGTGCTTGATTTGCATTATGACATATGGAGGAAGATGTCATTGCCGGGTGAAGTGAGCTATGGGTCTGGGAATAGAATTTATTTGTTGGAATCCGATGGTTGCTTGTCCGTGATTCAGATATCAGATGCTTGGTTGAATATTTGGGTATTGAAAGACTATGAGAGGGAAGAATGGCATTTGGCGGATAGGGTGAGTCTTAGATGTGTCAGAGGACTTGTGCCTGGCATTTTCCCGATAAGTCAGACTGGTGAATATGTTTTCCTAGCTACTCATAAGCAGGTATTGGTTTATCAGCGGAAGAAACGAGTGTGGAAAGTGATGTATTCTGTGAATAACAGCTCTGCGCTCCCATTGTGGTTCTCAGCACATGCATTTCGAAGCACAATATTCTCTTGTTATTAG
- the LOC121238192 gene encoding uncharacterized protein LOC121238192, giving the protein MSLVTAEIKAKAEVYHGDELCREKFMLLLSEMGLPDGLLILEDIEECGYVKEIGFVWLKHKQKREYRFDNILVCYDTVVTAYFEPNKIKKLTGVKAKEFWIWIPLSEIYVKDPPARWITFKTPAGLSKSFPISVFVGGEEN; this is encoded by the coding sequence ATGTCTCTGGTAACAGCAGAGATAAAGGCGAAAGCCGAGGTATATCACGGGGATGAACTTTGCAGAGAGAAGTTCATGCTGCTGCTGTCAGAAATGGGGTTGCCGGATGGTCTGCTAATCTTAGAAGACATAGAGGAGTGCGGGTACGTGAAAGAAATCGGTTTTGTGTGGCTGAAACACAAGCAGAAGAGAGAATACAGATTCGACAACATCCTCGTCTGCTACGACACCGTTGTCACTGCCTACTTCGAGCCCAACAAGATCAAGAAACTGACTGGTGTCAAGGCCAAGGAGTTTTGGATTTGGATTCCTTTGAGTGAGATTTATGTAAAGGATCCTCCTGCAAGGTGGATCACTTTCAAGACTCCAGCAGGTTTGTCCAAGTCTTTTCCAATATCGGTGTTCGTTGGAGGAGAGGAAAATTGA